One part of the Larimichthys crocea isolate SSNF chromosome XIX, L_crocea_2.0, whole genome shotgun sequence genome encodes these proteins:
- the LOC104926228 gene encoding kinesin heavy chain, whose protein sequence is MMDASECGVRVMCRFRPLNEAEITRGDKYIPKFKEDDTVVITSKPYVFDRVLPPNTSQEQVYDQCAKQIVKDVLGGYNGTIFAYGQTSSGKTHTMEGKLHDPQLMGIIPRISHDIFDHIYSMDENLEFHIKVSYFEIYLDKIRDLLDVSKTNLAVHEDKNRVPYVKGCTERFVSSPEEVMDVIDEGKANRHVAVTNMNEHSSRSHSIFLINIKQENIETEKKLSGKLYLVDLAGSEKVSKTGAEGAVLDEAKNINKSLSALGNVISALAEGTKTHVPYRDSKMTRILQDSLGGNCRTTIIICCSPSIYNEAETKSTLMFGQRAKTIKNTVSVNLELTAEEWKKKYEKEKEKNKSLKNIIQRLEAELNRWRNGENVPEEEQLSAKDQKNVEPCDNTPIIDNLLPAAGGVPVTRDEQSKYEEDITNLYKQLDDKDDEINQHSQLAEKLKEQMLDQEELLASTRRDHEKIQEELCRLQTENELAKEEVKEVLQALEELAVNYDQKSQEVEERDQANLQLAEELQHKTALLSAVQRELNQMQELNGLQRKRAAEVLNLLLRDLSDIGAIIGTSDVKTAASSEMKGNGSAVEEEFTVARLYISKMKSEVKSLVNRSKQLESAQGDAHRKIQANEKELASCQLLISQHQAKIKSLTDYMQNMEQKKRQLEESQDSLIEELAKLHEKRHEVSREEKEKEDISRLDGDDDIKKTLEEQLENHREAHQKQLSRLRDEIEDKQRMLDELTDLNQGLLLEQERLMSDYDKLKAEEQEKDAKLQKLILLNEQSEQAREDLKGLEETVAKELQTLHNLRKLFVQDLTTRVKKSAELDCEEGLGNVAQKQKISFLENNLEQLTKVHKQLVRDNADLRCELPKLEKRLRATAERVKALENALKEAKENAMRDRKRYQQEVDRIKEAVRAKNIARRGYSAQIAKPIRPGHHPLSSPISSSIRAGGVYTHN, encoded by the exons CCGTGGTCATAACG AGTAAACCGTACGTGTTTGACCGCGTGCTGCCTCCCAACACGTCGCAGGAACAAGTGTACGACCAGTGTGCCAAACAGATCGTTAAAG ATGTGCTGGGCGGTTACAATGGGACCATCTTCGCCTACGGACAGACGTCCTCTGGGAAGACACACACCATGGAG GGCAAGCTGCACGACCCCCAGCTGATGGGGATCATCCCTCGCATCTCCCACGACATCTTTGACCACATCTACTCCATGGACGAGAACCTCGAGTTTCACATCAAG gtttcttattttgaaatctacTTAGACAAGATCAGAGACCTGCTGGATG TGTCAAAGACGAACCTCGCTGTgcatgaagacaaaaacagagtgCCCTACGTCAAG GGTTGCACTGAGCGTTTTGTGTCCAGTCCGGAGGAGGTGATGGATGTCATCGATGAGGGCAAAGCCAATCGACATGTGGCAGTGACTA ACATGAATGAGCACAGCTCTCGCAGCCACAGCATCTTCCTCATCAACATCAAGCAGGAAAACATCGAGACGGAGAAGAAACTGTCGGGGAAGCTCTACCTGGTCGACCTGGCGGGAAGCGAGAAG GTCAGTAAGACGGGAGCAGAGGGAGCCGTGCTGGACGAGGCGAAGAACATCAACAAGTCTCTGTCGGCGCTGGGAAACGTCATCTCAGCTCTAGCCGAGGGAACA aaaacTCACGTCCCGTACAGAGACAGTAAGATGACTCGGATCCTGCAGGACTCCCTGGGTGGAAACTGTcgcaccaccatcatcatctgctGCTCGCCGTCCATCTACAACGAGGCCGAGACCAAGTCCACGCTCATGTTCGGACAGAG AGCCAAGACCATTAAGAACACGGTGTCGGTGAACCTCGAGCTGACGGCCGAGGAGTGGAAGAAGAAAtacgagaaggagaaagagaagaacaagagcCTGAAAAACATCATCCAGAGGCTGGAGGCTGAACTCAACCGCTGGAGGAACG GCGAGAACGTCCCcgaggaggagcagctgagcGCTAAAGATCAGAAGAACGTTGAGCCATGCGACAACACTCCCATCATCGACAACCTGCTCCCGGCCGCAGGAGGCGTCCCGGTCACGAGAGACGAGCAGAGCAAATACGAGGAGGACATCACCAACCTCTACAAACAGCTGGATGACAAG GATGATGAGATCAACCAGCACAGTCAGCTGGCTGAAAAACTCAAGGAGCAGATGCTGGACCAGGAAGAG CTGCTGGCGTCGACCCGCCGCGACCACGAGAAGATCCAGGAGGAGCTGTGCCGGCTGCAGACGGAGAACGAGCTGGccaaagaggaggtgaaggaggtgctGCAGGCCCTGGAGGAGCTGGCCGTCAACTACGACCAGAAGAGccaagaggtggaggagagagatcAGGCCAACCTGCAGCTGGCCGAGGAGCTGCAGCACAAGACG GCGTTGCTGTCGGCGGTGCAGCGGGAGCTCAATCAAATGCAAGAGCTGAACGgcctgcagaggaagagagccGCCGAGGTCCTCAACCTGCTGCTGCGAGACCTCAGCGACATTGGGGCCATCATCGGCACCAGCGACGTCAAGACCGCCGCG TCCTCAGAGATGAAGGGGAACGGCTcggcggtggaggaggagttcaCCGTGGCTCGCCTCTACATCAGCAAGATGAAGTCCGAGGTCAAATCTCTGGTGAACCGCAGCAAGCAGCTGGAGAGCGCTCAGGGCGACGCCCACCGCAAGATCCAGGCCAACGAGAAGGAGCTGGCATCCTGTCAGCTGCTCATATCCCAG CACCAGGCCAAGATCAAGTCTCTGACTGACTACATGCAGAACatggagcagaagaagaggcagCTGGAGGAGAGTCAGGACTCTCTGATTGAGGAGCTCGCCAAACTACACG AGAAAAGACACGAGGTGtcgagggaggagaaggagaaggaggacatCAGCAGACTGGATGGAGACGACGACATCAAG AAAACgctggaggagcagctggagaacCACAGGGAGGCTCATCAGAAGCAGCTGAGCCGTCTCCGAGACGAGATCGAAGACAAGCAGAGGATGCTGGATGAACTCACAGa TCTTAACCAGGGTCTGTTATTGGAGCAGGAGAGACTCATGTCGGACTACGACAAATTAAAGGCTGAAGAGCAGGAAAAGGATGCCAAGCTACAGAAACTCAT ACTTTTGAACGAACAGAGTGAGCAGGCCAGAGAGGACCTGAAGGGCCTGGAGGAGACTGTG GCCAAAGAGCTCCAGACTCTTCACAACCTGCGTAAACTCTTTGTTCAGGACCTCACCACGCGGGTCAAAAAG AGTGCAGAGCTGGACTGTGAGGAGGGACTTGGAAACGTGGcccaaaaacagaaaatctcaTTCCTGGAGAACAACTTGGAACAGCTCACCAAAGTCCACAAGCAG CTGGTTCGAGACAACGCAGACCTTCGCTGCGAGCTGCCCAAGCTGGAAAAGCGTCTGCGTGCCACTGCCGAGCGGGTCAAAGCCCTGGAGAACGCCCTGAAGGAGGCCAAGGAGAACGCCATGAGGGACCGCAAGCGCTACCAGCAGGAGGTGGACCGCATTAAAGAGGCCGTCCGGGCCAAGAACATTGCCAGGAGGGGGTACTCTGCACAGATCG CAAAACCCATCAGGCCAGGCCATCATCCACTGTCGTCCCccatcagcagctccatcagggcCGGAGGCGTCTACACCCACAACTAA